The following proteins are encoded in a genomic region of Oryctolagus cuniculus chromosome 6, mOryCun1.1, whole genome shotgun sequence:
- the CD74 gene encoding HLA class II histocompatibility antigen gamma chain isoform X1, whose amino-acid sequence MDDQRDLISNHEQMPMLGQRPGAQERKCSRGALYTGFSVLVALLLAGQATTAYFLYQQQDRLDKLTVTSQNLQLESLRMKLPKSAKPMSQMRMAAPMMMQALPMENLSQGPVQNVTKYGNTTQDYVMHLLLRSDPLKVYPQLKGSFPENLKQLKGTMDGLNWKVFESWLHQWLLFEMSKNSLEEKPTEAPTKVLSKCLEEASHVPDVHPGRFKPQCDENGNYMPLQCHGSIGYCWCVFPNGTEVPHTRSRGHHNCSEPMEFEYPSSGLDMARPEMGKVFI is encoded by the exons GAAGTGCAGCCGCGGGGCCCTGTACACAGGCttttctgtcctggtggctctgcTCCTGGCAGGCCAGGCCACCACCGCCTACTTCCTATACCAGCAGCAGGACCGGCTGGACAAGCTGACAGTCACCTCGCAGAACCTGCAGCTGGAGAGCCTGCGCATGAAGCTTCCCAAGT CTGCCAAGCCCATGAGCCAGATGCGGATGGCCGCCCCCATGATGATGCAGGCACTGCCCATGGAGAACCTGTCCCAGGGG CCTGTGCAGAACGTCACCAAGTATGGCAACACCACACAGGACTACGTGATGCACCTGCTTCTG AGGTCTGACCCCCTGAAGGTGTACCCGCAGCTGAAGGGGAGCTTCCCGGAGAACCTGAAGCAGCTCAAGGGCACCATGGACGGCCTCAACTGGAAG GTGTTTGAGAGCTGGCTGCACCAGTGGCTCCTGTTTGAAATGAGCAAGAACTCGCTGGAGGAGAAGCCCACCGAGGCGCCAACCAAAG TACTGAGCAAGTGCCTGGAAGAGGCCAGCCACGTCCCTGATGTCCACCCGGGCCGGTTCAAACCCCAGTGCGACGAGAACGGCAATTACATGCCGCTCCAGTGCCATGGCAGCATCGGCTACTGCTGGTGCGTCTTCCCCAACGGCACCGAGGTCCCCCACACCAGGAGCCGCGGTCACCATAACTGCAGTG AGCCAATGGAATTCGAATACCCATCTTCGGGGCTGGACATGGCCAGGCCGGAAATGGGTAAAG TTTTCATATGA